Proteins encoded together in one Chitinophaga varians window:
- the tssD gene encoding type VI secretion system tube protein TssD: MSFKAVLNIDGEELNVLECDFTFSQHTDHNGKPAARPKGGNINLKVESAGETHLFDWMISNTQTKNGSITFFRRDSMSRLKELRFTDAYCVGYTEQFNAANDQPLQIVLSLSARELKLNNSVYQNPWPM; encoded by the coding sequence ATGTCTTTTAAAGCAGTTCTCAACATCGACGGAGAAGAGTTAAACGTACTCGAGTGCGATTTCACCTTCAGTCAACACACTGATCACAATGGAAAGCCTGCAGCACGCCCCAAAGGAGGCAACATCAATCTGAAAGTGGAATCTGCCGGCGAAACCCATCTTTTTGACTGGATGATCTCCAATACCCAAACTAAAAACGGCAGCATTACCTTCTTCCGCCGCGATTCCATGTCCAGGCTGAAAGAACTACGGTTTACCGACGCCTATTGCGTGGGCTACACCGAACAGTTCAATGCCGCCAACGATCAGCCCCTGCAGATAGTACTGTCGCTTTCTGCCAGGGAACTAAAGCTCAATAACTCCGTGTACCAGAACCCCTGGCCCATGTAG
- a CDS encoding sodium/sugar symporter, protein MNKLQQADYIVFFIYFIAIATYGYYVYHRKKSATANSKDFFLAEGSLTWWAIGASLIASNISAEHFIGMSGSGFALGLAISTYEWMAAATLIIVAVFFIPLYLKNKIYTMPQFLAKRYNDKVSTVMAVFWLLVYVFVNLTSIIYLGALAIASISNIPFEWCIAGLCVFSVIVTLGGMKVIGYTDVVQVAVLIIGGLVTTYLALTLLSEKFGYGSHILKGLSVLRKEAPSHFHMIFHSDHPYYKDLPGLSVLIGGMWINNLAYWGCNQYITQRALGANLQTARKGILFAAFLKLLVPVIAVLPGIVMFVLHKNGMFQQEMTDAAGVIKPDHAYPTLMNLLPPGLKGVAFAALTAAIVASLAGKANSISTIFSLDIYQKYFNREASEKKLVSVGRWAVIIAMLLAAIVTPSLRSLDQAYQFIQEYVGFISPGVLAIFLLGFFWKRTTAGAALTGALLTIPISTVLKFLPAWTNGAFPDYPFLDRMSITFVLIVVLMIIISITRPTKEATAHALEIDKSMFRTTPGFIAGSIIIIGILTALYTVFW, encoded by the coding sequence ATGAATAAGCTGCAACAAGCGGATTACATCGTCTTTTTTATCTACTTCATTGCTATCGCCACCTACGGGTACTACGTTTATCATCGTAAAAAATCAGCGACCGCCAACTCCAAAGATTTTTTCCTCGCGGAAGGCTCCCTCACCTGGTGGGCCATCGGCGCTTCCCTCATCGCTTCCAATATCTCTGCAGAACACTTCATCGGTATGTCCGGCTCCGGCTTTGCGCTCGGACTGGCCATCTCCACCTACGAGTGGATGGCCGCTGCCACACTGATCATCGTGGCGGTGTTCTTTATCCCGTTGTACCTGAAAAATAAGATATACACGATGCCACAATTTCTGGCCAAACGGTACAATGATAAAGTCAGTACCGTAATGGCCGTTTTCTGGCTGCTGGTGTACGTGTTCGTCAACCTCACGTCTATCATCTACCTCGGTGCGCTGGCCATCGCCTCCATCTCCAACATTCCTTTTGAATGGTGCATCGCAGGGCTTTGTGTCTTCTCGGTGATCGTGACGCTCGGCGGCATGAAAGTGATCGGCTATACCGATGTGGTGCAGGTGGCCGTGCTGATCATCGGTGGACTGGTGACCACTTATCTGGCACTTACTTTACTGTCTGAGAAATTCGGCTATGGCAGCCATATCCTGAAAGGCTTGTCGGTACTGCGGAAAGAGGCTCCCTCACATTTCCATATGATCTTCCACAGTGATCATCCCTATTACAAAGACCTTCCCGGGTTGTCAGTATTGATAGGCGGTATGTGGATCAACAACCTCGCCTACTGGGGATGCAACCAATACATCACGCAACGCGCGCTGGGCGCTAACCTACAGACGGCACGCAAGGGCATTTTATTTGCCGCTTTTCTGAAATTACTGGTGCCGGTGATCGCCGTACTTCCGGGCATCGTGATGTTTGTGCTGCATAAAAACGGTATGTTCCAACAGGAGATGACCGATGCGGCCGGCGTAATTAAACCGGACCATGCGTATCCTACGCTGATGAACCTGCTGCCTCCCGGCCTGAAGGGCGTTGCTTTTGCAGCACTGACGGCCGCCATCGTAGCGTCTCTGGCCGGCAAAGCCAATAGCATCTCTACGATTTTCTCGCTGGACATCTACCAGAAATATTTTAATCGTGAAGCCAGCGAAAAAAAGCTGGTGAGCGTAGGCCGCTGGGCGGTGATCATCGCTATGTTGCTGGCCGCCATCGTAACACCGTCATTACGGTCACTGGACCAGGCTTATCAGTTCATTCAGGAATACGTTGGTTTTATCTCTCCCGGCGTACTGGCCATTTTCCTGCTCGGCTTCTTCTGGAAGCGGACTACTGCCGGTGCCGCCCTCACTGGTGCGCTGTTGACCATCCCCATTTCTACCGTACTGAAATTCCTGCCCGCATGGACAAACGGCGCCTTCCCGGACTACCCGTTCCTCGACAGGATGTCCATCACGTTTGTGCTGATCGTGGTACTGATGATCATCATCAGCATCACCCGTCCAACGAAAGAAGCCACAGCCCATGCACTGGAAATAGACAAGTCTATGTTCCGTACTACGCCCGGCTTCATCGCAGGCTCCATTATCATCATTGGTATTCTGACTGCGTTATATACGGTTTTCTGGTAA
- a CDS encoding FAD-dependent oxidoreductase: protein MTQLPTSFHVLIAGGGISGLSLALFLNKAGISCSIYEAYGYKATIGAGFNIAPNGMNVLAALGLAERVTAAGAVAEDLCMRNGKGKVIANLPNGSVEKYGQQGVSLSRAALYDILLQELKEQGLTVQYQKRLCDIRENEDGVTAVFTDGTRVTGDILIGADGVHSAARQLVFPEAPTPAFTGMKNYGGFAPLSALPEMTAQEINSLNFTFGNNGFFGYCAAGNGMAMWWSNLPSDVPFTKEELDSTTVEEVKTLMADRYKSYHAPVPALIAQTEKVLKVNVADIASLASWHKGRVLLIGDAAHAVSPSAGQGASMALEDAMYLGMLLRDAGVGSYAAAFRKFEADRKPRVEKIVAEGRRRSKSKTILRPWQAKIRDWMMAIFIPLFVPKNFDFLYGYRLDWQVKY from the coding sequence ATGACACAGCTCCCAACATCTTTTCATGTATTGATAGCCGGTGGCGGTATCAGTGGTCTGTCACTGGCGTTGTTCCTGAACAAGGCAGGCATTTCCTGCAGCATTTATGAAGCATACGGCTATAAAGCCACTATTGGCGCGGGCTTTAATATTGCGCCCAATGGTATGAACGTACTGGCAGCCCTGGGGCTGGCTGAACGGGTAACGGCCGCCGGAGCTGTGGCAGAAGACCTTTGCATGCGTAATGGCAAAGGTAAAGTGATCGCCAATTTACCAAACGGCTCTGTCGAAAAATATGGCCAGCAAGGTGTCAGCCTCTCCCGTGCTGCGTTATATGACATCTTGTTACAGGAGCTGAAGGAACAAGGGCTGACCGTACAATATCAAAAAAGACTTTGTGATATCCGTGAAAATGAAGATGGTGTAACTGCTGTATTTACAGATGGCACCAGGGTTACCGGCGATATACTGATTGGCGCTGACGGCGTTCATTCCGCTGCCCGGCAGCTTGTATTCCCGGAAGCGCCCACACCGGCTTTTACCGGTATGAAAAACTATGGCGGGTTTGCCCCTTTGTCGGCCTTACCCGAAATGACTGCACAGGAAATCAACAGCCTCAATTTTACTTTTGGAAATAACGGTTTCTTTGGCTACTGCGCTGCCGGAAACGGTATGGCCATGTGGTGGTCCAACCTGCCGTCTGACGTGCCTTTTACCAAAGAAGAGCTGGACTCCACCACGGTAGAAGAAGTAAAAACGTTGATGGCTGACCGTTATAAAAGTTATCATGCTCCTGTTCCTGCCTTAATCGCGCAGACAGAAAAAGTGCTGAAAGTGAATGTGGCTGATATCGCATCACTCGCTTCATGGCATAAAGGCCGTGTGCTGCTGATTGGCGATGCCGCTCATGCCGTAAGTCCCAGTGCGGGGCAGGGTGCCTCCATGGCGTTGGAAGACGCGATGTACCTGGGCATGTTACTGCGGGATGCCGGCGTTGGCTCCTATGCTGCGGCCTTCCGGAAATTTGAAGCCGACCGCAAGCCCAGAGTGGAAAAGATCGTGGCGGAAGGAAGACGCAGAAGTAAGTCCAAAACCATTCTCCGCCCGTGGCAGGCTAAGATCAGAGACTGGATGATGGCGATTTTCATCCCGCTGTTTGTTCCTAAAAATTTTGATTTTTTGTATGGATACAGATTGGACTGGCAGGTAAAATATTAG
- a CDS encoding SRPBCC domain-containing protein, giving the protein MGQALIVRNDITINAPAAVVWDTLVNPAKTRQYMFNCETVSDWKQGSELLWKTVYEGKELVAVKGTIEEIIPNERLIYTTIDPNSNIDDTSENYLKVTYQLSPDDGQTLLVVTQGDYATVAEGDRRYKEAMDAGGWASILTEIKKVAEAS; this is encoded by the coding sequence ATGGGACAAGCATTAATCGTGAGAAACGACATTACCATCAATGCACCAGCCGCTGTGGTATGGGATACCCTTGTCAATCCCGCCAAGACCAGACAGTACATGTTCAACTGCGAAACAGTATCAGACTGGAAACAAGGCAGCGAGCTCCTTTGGAAAACAGTATATGAAGGCAAGGAACTGGTTGCCGTAAAAGGTACTATCGAAGAGATCATCCCCAACGAAAGGCTGATTTATACCACGATCGATCCCAATAGCAATATCGACGATACTTCCGAAAACTACCTGAAAGTGACCTATCAGTTAAGCCCTGACGACGGGCAAACCCTGCTGGTGGTAACCCAGGGCGACTACGCCACCGTGGCCGAAGGCGACCGGAGATATAAAGAAGCCATGGATGCCGGCGGATGGGCTTCTATTCTCACCGAAATCAAAAAAGTGGCGGAAGCCAGTTAA
- a CDS encoding inositol oxygenase family protein: MDNKKTSFTEKEVNPLTSLDQWEDAVLERYPTPESIATSKSVDEYRNYDTPERDTVREFYRLNHTYQTYDFVQQKRADFLQFNKREMPVWDAFNFLNELVDDSDPDTDLDQFQHLLQTSEAIRNDGHPDWMVLTGLMHDMGKVLCLFGEPQWAVVGDTFPVGAPYSDKVVYPEYFRNNPDYQNTAYQEGTGVYKRGCGLRNVHMSWGHDEYVYQMMKDHLPESGLYMLRYHSFYAWHREGAYDYLLDDHDREMLKWVKLFNPYDLYSKNPVPPDWKTLRPYYEDLVAKYLPATLKF; this comes from the coding sequence ATGGACAATAAAAAGACTTCCTTCACTGAAAAAGAAGTGAATCCTTTAACAAGCCTCGACCAGTGGGAAGACGCCGTACTGGAACGGTACCCCACTCCGGAAAGTATCGCCACCTCCAAATCCGTGGATGAATACCGGAACTACGATACCCCGGAAAGAGATACTGTCCGCGAATTCTACCGGCTCAATCATACCTATCAGACATATGATTTCGTGCAACAGAAAAGGGCCGATTTCCTGCAATTCAACAAAAGGGAAATGCCGGTATGGGATGCTTTCAATTTCCTGAATGAACTGGTGGATGATTCCGATCCGGATACCGACCTCGACCAGTTCCAGCACCTGCTGCAAACTTCGGAAGCCATCCGTAATGACGGCCATCCCGACTGGATGGTGCTCACCGGCCTTATGCACGACATGGGCAAAGTCCTCTGCCTCTTCGGAGAACCGCAATGGGCCGTCGTTGGCGATACTTTCCCTGTAGGCGCGCCCTATTCAGATAAAGTCGTTTATCCGGAATATTTCCGCAATAACCCGGACTATCAAAATACCGCGTACCAGGAAGGTACCGGCGTTTATAAACGCGGCTGCGGCCTGCGCAATGTGCACATGTCCTGGGGCCACGATGAATACGTGTACCAGATGATGAAAGACCATCTGCCGGAATCCGGCCTGTACATGCTGCGCTACCACTCTTTCTACGCCTGGCACCGGGAAGGCGCCTATGATTATCTGCTCGATGATCATGACCGCGAAATGCTCAAATGGGTGAAACTCTTCAACCCATATGATCTCTATTCCAAAAATCCGGTGCCGCCGGACTGGAAGACACTTCGTCCTTATTACGAAGATCTCGTGGCCAAATATCTCCCGGCCACTCTGAAATTCTGA
- a CDS encoding FecR family protein, translating into MDKNTFHELVNRYLDGTATAAEQALVDRYCERLETSGEAGLEPETEALLQKVMYDRIMQKVRAPQKRSYRWAYAAAAAVLVLVAAGGIFLFPRKQAPSVAVAEKSVFHNDIKPGGNKATLTLANGSIVVLDDVAADSLAPQGNSKITRTGNGQLSYQPSGAPQQVVYNTLSTPAGGQFRLTLPDGSRVWLNAASSITFPTAFTGKDRIVELKGEAYLEISHNPQQPFKVKVHDMEVSVLGTHFNINAYPNEAGIRTTLLEGSVRVNNDGQSYILKPGQQAQLQPNGQFSLQQVDTEDITAWKDGQFSFNDADIHTVMRQVARWYGAEVVYQGNVTHHFMGTIPRDVPVSRLLKMLELTGRVSFVVEGNKIIVKP; encoded by the coding sequence ATGGATAAAAATACCTTTCACGAATTAGTCAACCGATATCTGGACGGCACAGCCACCGCCGCTGAGCAGGCGCTGGTAGACCGCTATTGCGAGCGCCTGGAAACTTCCGGTGAGGCCGGATTGGAGCCGGAAACCGAGGCGTTGTTGCAGAAGGTCATGTATGACCGTATTATGCAAAAGGTCCGGGCGCCGCAGAAACGTTCCTACAGATGGGCCTATGCCGCCGCCGCAGCCGTATTGGTGCTGGTAGCCGCAGGAGGCATATTCCTCTTTCCCCGCAAGCAGGCGCCTTCTGTGGCCGTTGCAGAAAAATCAGTTTTTCATAATGATATAAAACCAGGAGGCAATAAAGCCACCTTGACACTGGCCAACGGATCTATCGTGGTGTTGGATGATGTGGCTGCCGATTCACTGGCGCCCCAGGGTAACAGTAAAATCACCCGGACCGGCAACGGGCAACTGAGTTATCAGCCATCCGGTGCGCCTCAGCAGGTGGTATACAATACCCTCTCTACGCCGGCAGGCGGCCAGTTCCGGCTCACCTTACCGGATGGCAGCCGGGTTTGGCTGAATGCCGCGTCTTCCATTACCTTCCCTACCGCTTTCACCGGCAAAGACCGTATCGTGGAACTGAAGGGAGAGGCTTATCTCGAAATCAGCCACAATCCCCAACAACCGTTTAAAGTAAAAGTCCATGATATGGAAGTGTCTGTGCTGGGCACACATTTCAATATCAACGCCTATCCCAATGAAGCAGGTATCCGTACCACCCTGCTGGAAGGATCGGTGCGCGTGAACAATGACGGACAGTCATATATACTGAAGCCTGGTCAACAGGCGCAGTTGCAGCCCAATGGGCAGTTTTCCCTTCAACAGGTAGATACGGAAGATATCACCGCCTGGAAAGACGGGCAGTTTTCCTTCAACGATGCAGACATTCATACCGTGATGCGCCAGGTAGCACGTTGGTATGGCGCCGAGGTGGTATATCAGGGCAATGTTACGCATCACTTTATGGGTACCATTCCCCGCGACGTGCCGGTGTCCCGGTTGTTGAAAATGCTGGAGCTGACAGGCCGCGTGTCTTTTGTGGTGGAGGGGAACAAGATCATCGTCAAACCTTAA
- a CDS encoding nuclear transport factor 2 family protein, with protein MAQPGKTVKQFITSLNEEDMATARTLLAPDFKFVGVLGSRDGADVYMEDMGRMKMKYTVHKIFEDGDDVCVLCDYIMGDKTVFGCSWYQLKNEKISSLRVVFDPRPLL; from the coding sequence ATGGCACAACCAGGAAAAACCGTAAAGCAGTTCATCACTTCCCTGAACGAAGAAGACATGGCCACAGCCAGAACATTGCTGGCTCCCGATTTCAAATTTGTAGGCGTATTAGGCTCCCGTGACGGCGCCGACGTATATATGGAAGATATGGGCCGTATGAAAATGAAATACACGGTCCATAAAATATTTGAAGACGGGGACGATGTATGTGTGCTATGTGATTATATTATGGGTGATAAAACCGTTTTCGGGTGCAGCTGGTACCAGTTGAAAAATGAAAAGATCAGCTCCCTCCGGGTGGTGTTTGACCCCCGGCCTTTATTGTAA
- a CDS encoding LacI family DNA-binding transcriptional regulator, protein MKNVNIRALARELNLSLSTVSKALRDSYEISAATKERVRALAAEWNYIPNAYASSLRGRKSKNIAVVLPEVADSFFSIAINGIEAAVKAKGYHVIIYLTHESYAGEAAILKDIQSGRVDGVLLSVSRETTDTAHVQELMDKDVPVVFFDRVLETLAAPKIVTDDAESAYKATAHLIAQGCREIAYLGISDSLSICRQRMAGYMQALGDHQLPVHQRNMLTCTTDGARNFQLVKKLLQRTHRPDGIVASVEKLTTTVYQACRQLQLRMPEDVKLTCFSNLEIATILQPSLTTITQPAFEMGKAAAEVLVKMLEKKPLTAKDIRIVIPSELVVRESSSRQHK, encoded by the coding sequence ATGAAAAACGTAAACATCAGGGCGCTGGCCCGGGAGTTGAATCTTTCGTTATCTACGGTTTCCAAGGCTTTGCGGGACAGTTACGAGATCAGTGCCGCCACCAAAGAGCGGGTGCGGGCTTTGGCCGCCGAATGGAACTATATTCCCAACGCTTACGCCAGCAGCCTGCGCGGGCGCAAGAGCAAAAATATCGCAGTCGTGCTGCCGGAGGTGGCCGACAGCTTTTTTTCGATCGCTATTAACGGCATAGAAGCAGCAGTGAAGGCGAAAGGATATCATGTGATCATCTACCTGACGCATGAAAGTTATGCAGGAGAGGCCGCCATATTAAAAGATATCCAGAGCGGCCGGGTAGACGGCGTGCTGTTATCAGTATCCAGGGAAACCACAGACACCGCGCATGTACAGGAACTGATGGACAAAGACGTGCCGGTGGTGTTTTTTGACCGGGTGCTGGAAACGCTGGCAGCGCCTAAGATAGTGACAGATGATGCCGAAAGCGCCTATAAGGCCACGGCTCATCTGATAGCGCAGGGATGCCGGGAAATCGCTTATCTCGGTATTTCCGACAGCCTGTCCATCTGCCGCCAGCGGATGGCGGGTTATATGCAGGCGCTGGGCGATCATCAGCTTCCCGTACATCAGCGGAACATGCTTACCTGTACTACTGACGGCGCCCGCAATTTCCAGCTGGTGAAAAAGCTGTTGCAGCGCACACACCGGCCGGATGGCATCGTAGCCTCCGTGGAAAAGCTTACCACCACGGTATACCAGGCCTGCCGGCAATTGCAGCTGCGTATGCCCGAAGACGTGAAACTGACATGTTTCTCCAACCTGGAGATCGCTACCATTCTGCAACCGTCGTTGACTACAATTACCCAGCCTGCTTTTGAGATGGGAAAGGCCGCTGCGGAAGTGCTGGTGAAGATGCTGGAAAAAAAACCGCTAACGGCGAAGGATATACGGATTGTGATTCCTTCGGAACTGGTGGTGAGAGAATCGAGCAGCCGACAGCATAAGTGA
- a CDS encoding helix-turn-helix domain-containing protein — MEDKQVITYPNGTMTMTRWMCDDILIGHGLSSFRELFAHPAHSDNDVVRLHFGLRGDYLFNYRQLGKTYDLIGGHHNFMYSHPFDMVVENKTFELEIFGVQFPREKFLSFTQHGSDQLKRFADKVAAGQPVIFTDTWGALDSQMEQVISQIRFSKYAGDFQRLFLLSKSLELLVLSAESCTAADQRQAIYLKNKQDTEKIIAVRDLLNARLDSPPSLTEIARAVGLNEYKLKRGFKEKFNNTVFGYLTDQRLQLAHQYLRDTGKTAAEIAAELGYATPQHFNNAFKKKFGFTPFSVRNNP, encoded by the coding sequence ATGGAAGACAAACAAGTAATCACCTACCCTAACGGCACCATGACCATGACCCGCTGGATGTGCGATGATATCCTCATCGGGCACGGCCTGTCATCCTTCCGTGAACTGTTCGCCCACCCGGCGCATAGTGACAACGATGTAGTAAGACTGCATTTCGGCCTGCGGGGAGATTACCTGTTCAACTACCGGCAGCTGGGCAAAACCTACGACCTGATCGGAGGACATCACAATTTCATGTACTCCCATCCCTTTGATATGGTGGTGGAAAACAAAACCTTTGAACTGGAGATTTTTGGGGTACAGTTCCCGCGGGAGAAATTCCTGAGCTTCACCCAGCATGGCAGCGATCAGCTCAAACGTTTTGCGGACAAAGTCGCCGCCGGTCAACCGGTTATCTTTACAGATACCTGGGGCGCACTGGACTCCCAGATGGAGCAGGTGATATCCCAAATCCGCTTCAGCAAATACGCCGGTGATTTCCAGCGGCTTTTTCTGCTGTCCAAAAGCCTGGAACTGCTGGTCCTGTCGGCTGAATCCTGCACTGCGGCAGACCAGCGGCAAGCCATCTACCTGAAAAACAAACAGGACACCGAAAAAATCATTGCGGTACGCGACCTGCTCAACGCACGGCTGGACTCCCCTCCCAGCCTGACAGAAATAGCCCGCGCCGTAGGGCTCAACGAATACAAACTGAAGCGCGGTTTTAAGGAAAAATTCAACAATACCGTTTTCGGCTACCTCACCGACCAGCGGCTGCAGCTGGCCCACCAATACCTGCGCGATACCGGCAAAACGGCCGCGGAAATAGCTGCTGAACTGGGCTATGCCACCCCACAGCATTTCAATAACGCCTTTAAGAAGAAGTTCGGCTTTACTCCTTTTTCGGTTAGAAATAATCCGTAA
- a CDS encoding Crp/Fnr family transcriptional regulator, whose amino-acid sequence MKQLLTYIHSLTPFSEDNWQHLLPALSLQHYQKDEFLLRAGEVCNALFFVSSGYCRAFYDKDGVDVNTDFFFEQDIATNINSYGRREKSAFSIQACGPLEVVRFDRELLLAAAAADPQIETLGRLCLQRIAAKQEKHTALFKLMSAQERYEYLEQEYPAMLQRVSLSQLSSFLGVARETLSRIRGRR is encoded by the coding sequence ATGAAACAACTACTAACCTACATCCATTCCCTGACCCCTTTCTCCGAAGATAACTGGCAGCACCTGTTGCCGGCGTTGTCTTTACAGCACTATCAGAAAGACGAATTCCTGTTGCGTGCCGGAGAGGTATGTAACGCCCTGTTTTTTGTCAGCAGTGGCTATTGCAGGGCTTTCTATGATAAAGACGGAGTGGACGTCAATACTGATTTCTTTTTTGAGCAGGACATTGCTACCAATATCAATAGTTATGGGCGCCGGGAGAAATCCGCTTTTTCGATACAGGCCTGCGGACCGCTGGAAGTGGTGCGTTTTGACCGGGAGCTGTTATTGGCAGCCGCCGCTGCAGATCCTCAGATAGAAACGCTGGGCCGGCTCTGCCTGCAACGCATCGCGGCAAAACAGGAGAAGCACACTGCGTTGTTCAAACTGATGAGCGCGCAGGAGCGGTATGAATACCTGGAACAGGAGTATCCGGCGATGCTGCAACGGGTGTCGTTATCGCAACTGTCGTCTTTTCTGGGCGTAGCCCGGGAAACGTTGAGCCGTATCCGTGGCAGACGGTAG